From Cellulomonas oligotrophica, a single genomic window includes:
- a CDS encoding winged helix-turn-helix transcriptional regulator has protein sequence MVTSRTLAGPCRAWPEESTFIREVLDRIGDKWTVLVVTTLSDEPLRYSDLQASVPGISQRMLTVTLKALERDGLLTRTAFAEVPPRVVYELTDLGRSLADAVMALAAWAATHHEQVAASRAAHARSGVGREKTRHALARPTGPATS, from the coding sequence ATGGTGACGTCGAGGACGCTGGCCGGGCCGTGCCGCGCGTGGCCGGAGGAGAGCACCTTCATCCGCGAGGTGCTGGACCGGATCGGCGACAAGTGGACGGTGCTGGTCGTCACCACGCTCTCCGACGAGCCACTGCGGTACTCGGACCTGCAGGCGAGCGTCCCCGGCATCTCGCAGCGGATGCTCACGGTCACGCTCAAGGCCCTGGAGCGTGACGGGCTGCTCACGCGCACCGCGTTCGCGGAGGTGCCGCCCCGGGTGGTGTACGAGCTGACGGACCTGGGGCGCTCGCTCGCGGACGCGGTGATGGCGCTGGCGGCGTGGGCGGCGACGCACCACGAGCAGGTCGCGGCGAGCCGCGCGGCCCACGCGCGCAGCGGCGTCGGCCGGGAGAAGACGCGGCACGCCCTCGCCCGGCCGACGGGACCGGCTACTTCCTGA
- a CDS encoding SDR family NAD(P)-dependent oxidoreductase, translating to MPTIAIVGAGPGLGLAIARRFGAEGFSVALVARNAAKLDALVADLAADGITAAGFPADVLDRPALRRALTAAKERFGGIDVLEYSPADASAGPLAPVDVRDATPENVQPQVEYYLYGAMAATEVVLPELQAAGAGTLIFTTGAGSLYPVAQYGNVTAGAAALRNWALNLGAALDGTGIHVAHVAIALMIGEEAVVPGLDFLPPREIAPLYWDLHRTRGTHELVVRK from the coding sequence ATGCCCACCATCGCCATCGTCGGGGCCGGCCCCGGTCTCGGACTCGCCATCGCCCGCCGGTTCGGCGCCGAAGGCTTCAGCGTCGCGCTCGTCGCGCGCAACGCGGCCAAGCTCGACGCCCTCGTCGCCGATCTCGCGGCCGACGGCATCACCGCCGCCGGCTTCCCGGCCGACGTGCTCGACCGCCCCGCCCTGCGCCGCGCGCTCACCGCCGCCAAGGAGCGCTTCGGCGGCATCGACGTGCTGGAGTACTCGCCCGCCGACGCCTCGGCCGGACCGCTGGCCCCCGTGGACGTCCGCGACGCCACCCCGGAGAACGTGCAGCCTCAGGTCGAGTACTACCTGTACGGGGCGATGGCCGCCACGGAGGTGGTGCTGCCCGAGCTGCAGGCAGCCGGTGCCGGCACGCTGATCTTCACGACCGGTGCCGGATCGCTCTACCCCGTCGCGCAGTACGGGAACGTCACCGCCGGCGCGGCCGCGTTGCGCAACTGGGCGCTCAACCTCGGCGCCGCCCTCGACGGGACCGGCATCCACGTCGCCCACGTCGCGATCGCGCTGATGATCGGCGAGGAGGCGGTCGTGCCAGGGCTCGACTTCCTCCCGCCCCGGGAGATCGCGCCCCTGTACTGGGACCTGCACCGCACCCGTGGCACGCACGAGCTGGTCGTCAGGAAGTAG